The following coding sequences lie in one Polluticoccus soli genomic window:
- the carB gene encoding carbamoyl-phosphate synthase large subunit has protein sequence MPRDNSIKSVLIIGSGPIIIGQACEFDYSGSQAARSLREEGIKVILINSNPATIMTDPIVADKVYLLPLTVESIEQILKENDIDAVLPTMGGQTALNLAKEVDELGIWKEYNVRLIGVDIKAIDKAEDRELFRQWMIELGVPVATAKTANSLLEGKEFAQEIGLPIVIRPSFTLGGTGGGFVMHKEELEAALDRGLTASPIHEVLVEQAVLGWKEFELELLRDAADNVVIICTVENFDPMGIHTGDSITVAPAMTLSDTAFQLMRNTAIMMMRDLGNFSGGCNVQFALNPETEEIIAIEINPRVSRSSALASKATGYPIAKIAAKLAIGYTLDELKNQITKTTSAYFEPALDYVIVKMPRWNFDKFKGADDTLGLQMKSVGEVMAIGRTFPEALQKACQSLENNATGLSFISTARLKPEELLESLKRPTWDRIFRIKEALAAGISIKTIREITLIDRWFLYQIQDIVTMENRIREHKHLEKLPVDLLCEAKQMGFSDDQIAELVKDCTAEEVYEFRKSHDIRRVFKMVDTCAAEFEAKTPYYYSTFEPTSFAPSTQGNLMFNESKLTEKKKIIVLGSGPNRIGQGIEFDYCCTHGLMAIRDCGYESIMVNCNPETVSTDFDIADKLYFEPVYWEHLWEIIEHEKPYGVIVQLGGQTALKMAKRLTEKGIRIIGTSFDDMDIAEDRGRFSDLLKELGIPYPNYGTAYTTDEAIEVAQEVGYPVLVRPSYVLGGQRMRIVINDEELEKSVVSLLKHLPGNKILIDHFLDRCQEAEVDAICDGEDVHIMGIMEHIEPAGIHSGDSHAVLPSFNLGQFEVDEMVDYAKKIALRLKVKGLINIQFAIKDGKVFVIEANPRASRTTPFIAKAYGIPYLNIATKVMMGEAKLKDFKMEHNLKGYAVKEPVFSFNKFPNVNKELGPEMKSTGEAIRFIKDLRDPWFRTLYKERSMHLSK, from the coding sequence ATGCCGCGCGACAATTCCATAAAATCAGTACTTATTATCGGTTCAGGTCCCATTATTATTGGCCAGGCCTGCGAATTTGACTATTCCGGTTCTCAAGCCGCACGTAGCCTGAGGGAAGAAGGGATCAAGGTTATCCTGATCAACTCTAACCCAGCTACCATCATGACCGACCCGATAGTAGCCGACAAAGTGTACCTGCTGCCGCTGACAGTAGAAAGTATCGAACAGATATTGAAGGAGAACGACATTGATGCCGTACTGCCTACCATGGGTGGACAAACAGCACTCAACCTTGCTAAAGAGGTGGACGAGCTGGGTATCTGGAAGGAATATAATGTTCGACTGATAGGTGTTGATATCAAAGCCATCGATAAAGCGGAAGACCGTGAGCTGTTCCGCCAGTGGATGATCGAGCTAGGTGTACCTGTAGCTACTGCCAAAACTGCCAACTCGCTGCTGGAAGGTAAAGAGTTTGCACAGGAAATAGGTCTGCCTATCGTTATCCGCCCTTCATTCACACTGGGTGGTACCGGTGGCGGTTTCGTAATGCATAAAGAAGAGCTGGAAGCCGCGCTGGATCGTGGTCTGACGGCTTCGCCCATACACGAGGTACTGGTAGAACAAGCAGTACTTGGCTGGAAAGAATTCGAGCTGGAGCTTCTGCGCGATGCTGCCGACAACGTAGTAATTATATGTACGGTGGAGAACTTCGACCCGATGGGTATCCATACGGGCGATAGCATCACCGTCGCACCTGCCATGACGCTAAGCGACACAGCTTTTCAGCTGATGCGCAATACTGCTATCATGATGATGCGCGACCTCGGTAACTTCTCGGGTGGTTGTAACGTGCAGTTCGCACTGAACCCTGAGACGGAAGAGATCATCGCTATCGAGATCAACCCGCGCGTGAGCCGTTCTTCGGCACTGGCATCTAAGGCTACGGGTTATCCCATCGCCAAGATCGCTGCCAAGCTGGCCATCGGTTACACACTGGATGAACTGAAGAACCAGATCACCAAAACAACATCTGCTTATTTTGAACCTGCGCTGGATTACGTTATCGTAAAAATGCCGCGCTGGAACTTCGATAAATTTAAAGGCGCTGACGACACACTGGGTCTGCAAATGAAATCGGTTGGTGAGGTAATGGCCATCGGTCGTACCTTCCCCGAAGCGCTGCAGAAAGCCTGCCAGAGCCTGGAGAACAACGCTACAGGTCTGTCGTTCATCAGCACTGCCCGCCTGAAGCCGGAAGAACTGCTGGAATCGCTGAAGCGCCCGACATGGGATCGCATCTTCCGCATCAAAGAAGCGCTGGCTGCCGGTATCTCTATCAAAACTATCCGTGAGATCACACTTATCGACCGCTGGTTCTTGTACCAGATACAGGATATCGTGACCATGGAGAACCGCATCCGCGAGCATAAACACCTGGAAAAACTGCCTGTTGATCTGCTGTGCGAAGCCAAACAAATGGGCTTCAGCGACGATCAGATAGCAGAACTGGTGAAAGACTGCACTGCAGAAGAAGTTTACGAATTCAGGAAATCGCACGACATACGCCGCGTATTCAAAATGGTGGATACCTGCGCTGCGGAGTTTGAAGCGAAGACTCCATATTATTACAGCACTTTCGAACCGACATCGTTTGCACCTTCTACGCAAGGCAACCTGATGTTCAACGAAAGCAAGCTGACGGAAAAGAAAAAGATCATCGTACTGGGTTCAGGTCCTAACCGTATCGGCCAGGGCATTGAATTCGACTACTGCTGCACGCACGGCCTGATGGCCATCCGCGACTGCGGTTATGAGTCGATCATGGTGAACTGCAACCCTGAGACTGTTTCTACCGACTTCGATATTGCCGACAAGCTGTACTTCGAGCCGGTTTACTGGGAACACCTGTGGGAGATCATCGAGCACGAAAAACCTTACGGTGTTATCGTACAGCTGGGTGGGCAGACAGCCTTGAAAATGGCTAAGCGCCTGACCGAAAAAGGCATCCGCATCATTGGTACTTCTTTCGATGACATGGATATCGCGGAAGACCGCGGCCGTTTCAGTGACCTGCTGAAAGAGCTCGGTATCCCTTATCCTAACTACGGTACTGCCTATACTACTGACGAAGCTATCGAAGTAGCTCAGGAAGTTGGCTACCCTGTGCTGGTTCGCCCTTCATACGTATTGGGTGGTCAGCGTATGCGTATCGTAATTAACGACGAAGAACTGGAGAAGAGCGTAGTGAGCCTGCTGAAACACCTGCCAGGTAACAAAATTCTGATCGACCACTTCCTCGACCGCTGCCAGGAAGCAGAAGTAGATGCTATTTGCGACGGTGAAGATGTACACATCATGGGCATCATGGAGCACATTGAGCCTGCCGGTATCCACAGTGGTGACAGCCATGCGGTACTGCCTTCATTCAACCTGGGACAGTTCGAGGTAGATGAAATGGTAGACTATGCTAAGAAGATCGCGCTGCGCCTGAAAGTGAAAGGCCTGATCAACATACAGTTTGCCATCAAAGATGGTAAAGTATTTGTGATCGAGGCTAACCCACGCGCCAGCCGTACCACTCCGTTCATCGCTAAAGCTTACGGCATACCTTACCTGAACATCGCTACCAAAGTGATGATGGGCGAGGCTAAGCTGAAAGACTTCAAGATGGAGCACAACCTGAAAGGTTACGCGGTGAAAGAACCGGTGTTCAGCTTCAACAAATTCCCGAACGTGAACAAAGAGCTGGGCCCTGAAATGAAGAGCACTGGCGAAGCCATCCGCTTTATCAAAGACTTGCGCGACCCATGGTTCCGCACCCTGTATAAAGAACGAAGCATGCACTTGAGCAAATAA
- a CDS encoding LVIVD repeat-containing protein, with product MKRLIYICAATAVLFGACNKSGGDAVMPADGGSGQGGSLARFTIAQNYLYVVDDMKLYSYSLADAAKPQIKSTTNLGDNIETIYAYGDKLFIGSRNAMYIYSISDAANPEQLGQASHVRACDPVVAKDNYAYVTVRSGNTCGGTVSALMVYDITYIMSPVLERTITMHSPYGLGVKGNRLYVCNGAAGMNVYDITSPTNPQLVKEFHDDTYYDVIPTNDLLICMVEGGTSLYQYESSQELVKAAKISN from the coding sequence ATGAAAAGACTCATATACATCTGTGCAGCAACCGCCGTCCTATTCGGTGCGTGCAACAAATCGGGCGGAGATGCAGTTATGCCTGCCGATGGCGGATCCGGACAAGGGGGCTCACTGGCCCGTTTCACCATCGCTCAAAACTATCTGTATGTTGTAGATGACATGAAGCTGTACAGCTACTCGCTGGCTGATGCTGCCAAGCCCCAGATAAAAAGCACTACAAATCTCGGAGACAATATAGAGACCATCTATGCCTATGGAGATAAGCTATTCATCGGCTCACGCAACGCCATGTATATATATTCTATATCCGATGCCGCTAACCCTGAGCAATTGGGGCAGGCATCGCATGTGCGGGCCTGCGACCCGGTGGTGGCCAAAGACAACTATGCTTACGTAACGGTGCGTAGCGGTAATACTTGTGGAGGTACCGTAAGCGCCCTGATGGTCTATGATATTACTTATATCATGTCGCCGGTGCTGGAAAGGACTATCACCATGCATAGTCCGTACGGACTGGGGGTGAAAGGCAACAGGCTCTATGTCTGCAACGGGGCTGCCGGGATGAATGTGTATGATATCACTTCCCCCACCAATCCGCAGCTGGTAAAGGAATTTCACGACGATACCTATTATGATGTGATACCGACCAACGACCTGCTGATATGCATGGTAGAAGGAGGGACCTCGCTATACCAATACGAAAGCTCGCAGGAGCTGGTTAAAGCAGCCAAGATCAGTAACTAA
- a CDS encoding rod shape-determining protein has protein sequence MGLFNFLTQEIAIDLGTANTLIIHNDQVVVDEPSIVAIDRTTNKIVAVGKKAMMMHEKTHENLKTIRPLKDGVIADFNAAEGMLREMIKLVYPKKPLFPPSWRMVICIPSSITEVEKRAVRDSAEQAGAKEVYMIHEPMAAALGIGIDVEEPTGNMIIDIGGGTTGISVIALAGIVCDQSIRIAGDEFTADIMEAMRRYHSLMIGERTAEQIKIHVGSALKDLDNPPDDIAVNGRDLVTGIPKQIMVSYQEVAEALDKSIFKIEEAILKALESTPPELAADIYRRGLYLTGGGALLRGLDKRISHKIKLPVHVADDPLRAVVRGTGMALKNIAKMPFLMK, from the coding sequence ATGGGATTGTTCAATTTCTTAACTCAGGAGATAGCAATAGACCTCGGTACAGCCAACACCCTGATCATCCATAATGACCAGGTAGTAGTAGACGAACCATCGATCGTAGCCATTGACCGTACCACTAATAAAATAGTGGCGGTTGGGAAAAAGGCAATGATGATGCACGAAAAGACGCACGAGAACCTGAAGACGATACGTCCCCTGAAAGACGGTGTGATCGCCGACTTCAACGCTGCTGAAGGTATGCTGCGCGAAATGATCAAACTCGTGTATCCTAAAAAACCGCTGTTTCCACCTAGCTGGAGGATGGTTATCTGTATCCCATCGAGCATCACCGAAGTAGAGAAACGCGCCGTGCGTGACTCTGCTGAGCAGGCTGGTGCTAAAGAAGTGTACATGATACACGAACCGATGGCTGCTGCACTCGGTATCGGCATCGACGTAGAAGAACCTACCGGTAATATGATCATCGACATTGGTGGTGGTACTACCGGTATTTCTGTAATAGCATTGGCAGGTATCGTTTGCGACCAGTCTATCCGTATTGCAGGTGATGAATTCACTGCTGACATTATGGAGGCTATGCGCCGCTACCACAGCCTGATGATAGGCGAGCGTACTGCTGAGCAGATCAAAATACACGTAGGTTCTGCACTGAAAGACCTGGACAATCCACCAGATGATATTGCTGTAAACGGTCGTGACCTGGTAACAGGTATCCCTAAGCAGATCATGGTGTCTTACCAGGAAGTTGCAGAAGCACTGGATAAATCGATATTCAAAATTGAAGAGGCCATCCTGAAAGCACTGGAAAGCACTCCGCCGGAGCTGGCTGCCGACATCTACCGTCGTGGTTTGTACCTGACAGGTGGCGGTGCACTGCTGCGCGGCCTCGACAAACGCATTTCGCACAAGATAAAACTGCCTGTGCACGTGGCTGACGATCCTCTGCGCGCGGTGGTACGTGGTACAGGCATGGCGCTGAAGAACATCGCGAAGATGCCGTTCCTGATGAAGTAA
- the mreC gene encoding rod shape-determining protein MreC produces MRNLILFIRRFFNLILFLILEIICIILIGRTNTLQGNDLMSSANSAIGLMYKKQNDVVYYFGLKAMNDSLLAENIKLRTQMAQYLMYDTLKDTAVRRAIPGDSATVVKYADYFYRTARVINNSVSSENNYITLNRGAAHGIERNMAVISGTGVVGKVVHVSENYSSVLSVLSVKQQVSAKLKDGTVGYVSWSGERPDALVMKDVPQQIKVKKGDSVFTTSYSFFPQDVLVGTVVKTEPIKKNNLQLLHLRTATNFRNVQYVYVVENKMMPERKKLEDSVKKIK; encoded by the coding sequence GTGCGGAACTTAATCCTGTTCATACGTAGGTTTTTCAACCTCATATTATTCCTGATACTGGAAATAATATGCATCATTCTTATAGGCCGCACTAATACACTGCAGGGTAACGACCTGATGAGTTCTGCTAACTCGGCCATAGGCCTGATGTACAAAAAGCAGAACGATGTGGTGTATTATTTCGGGCTGAAGGCGATGAATGACAGCCTGCTGGCCGAGAATATCAAACTCAGAACCCAGATGGCCCAGTACCTGATGTACGATACATTGAAGGATACAGCAGTCAGGAGAGCCATTCCCGGAGATTCAGCTACTGTAGTTAAGTATGCTGATTACTTCTACCGCACTGCGCGCGTTATCAACAACTCTGTTAGCTCTGAGAATAATTATATCACACTGAACCGCGGTGCCGCACACGGCATTGAGCGGAACATGGCAGTTATCTCAGGCACTGGTGTTGTAGGTAAAGTAGTACACGTATCAGAAAACTATTCGAGCGTACTTTCTGTACTGAGCGTAAAACAACAGGTGAGTGCCAAGCTGAAAGATGGTACCGTAGGTTACGTAAGCTGGAGCGGCGAACGCCCTGACGCGCTGGTGATGAAGGACGTGCCGCAGCAGATAAAAGTGAAGAAAGGCGACTCTGTATTTACAACAAGTTATTCGTTCTTCCCGCAGGATGTGCTGGTAGGCACGGTTGTGAAAACAGAACCTATCAAAAAGAACAACCTGCAACTGCTGCACCTGCGTACGGCAACCAACTTCCGCAATGTGCAGTATGTATATGTGGTAGAGAACAAGATGATGCCGGAGAGAAAGAAACTCGAGGACTCAGTTAAAAAAATAAAGTAA
- the mreD gene encoding rod shape-determining protein MreD, whose product MSIPLRNFIRFCFIVLIQVLILNKITLRWWSQPAGFPVFIPYIYPLFILLLPFETPVWGLLILGFFTGLTIDSFMNSAGMHACATVLIAYLRTNVLNALLPKNLSEYASQSPSVKNMGWVPFLVYSSFLVVLHHSVFFAVELWSVSNIAYLLLKILASSATTILFIVAYLLLFTRQTALKN is encoded by the coding sequence ATGAGCATCCCGTTAAGAAACTTTATACGCTTTTGCTTTATTGTACTTATCCAGGTACTCATCCTGAATAAGATAACGCTGCGCTGGTGGTCACAACCAGCTGGGTTCCCTGTGTTCATTCCCTATATCTATCCACTGTTCATTTTATTGCTGCCTTTCGAAACTCCGGTTTGGGGGTTGCTGATACTCGGCTTTTTCACAGGTCTTACAATCGACTCTTTCATGAACAGTGCGGGCATGCACGCCTGTGCTACGGTACTAATAGCTTATCTGCGTACCAATGTGCTGAACGCACTACTGCCTAAAAACTTATCTGAATACGCCAGCCAGTCGCCATCTGTGAAGAACATGGGCTGGGTGCCGTTCCTGGTGTATAGCTCGTTCCTTGTGGTACTGCACCATTCGGTATTTTTTGCGGTAGAGTTGTGGAGTGTGAGCAATATTGCATACCTGCTGCTAAAGATCCTTGCCTCGAGCGCGACGACGATATTGTTTATCGTTGCTTACCTGCTGCTATTTACCCGCCAGACAGCTTTAAAAAACTAG
- a CDS encoding glycosyltransferase family 4 protein, which yields MRIAVNTRLLLKGKLEGIGWFTHQTLERMVRKHPEHEFIFFFDRPYDHSFIFAPNVTAVVAPPQARHPLLFYMWFEWSVPYLLKKYKADVFLSPDGFSSLSTNVPTCLVIHDLAFEHYPKHFKLRDRLYWRYYSPRFAQKAKRIVTVSNYSKQDIAHRYDVSESKIDVVYNGAHMEYRPLSLDEKEAVKTKYADGCEYFVFAGALHPRKNIVNLLKAFIEFKKKQRSNMKLVIVGRLAWKYDEVIEMRDTMPFKDDVKWVGYMEVEELSRVMGAAYALVYASLFEGFGIPILEALQCNVPGIVSNTSSMPEVAGNAALLVDPTDYKDIAEKMQMLYKDETLRSKLIAAAPEQVKKFNWDRSAENLWNALMKCVS from the coding sequence ATGCGCATTGCCGTTAATACAAGACTGTTACTAAAGGGGAAGCTGGAGGGCATAGGTTGGTTTACGCACCAGACACTGGAGCGTATGGTGAGGAAACATCCCGAACATGAGTTTATCTTTTTCTTCGATAGACCGTACGACCATTCTTTCATTTTTGCACCCAATGTAACGGCGGTAGTAGCTCCTCCGCAGGCACGTCACCCGCTTTTGTTTTACATGTGGTTCGAGTGGTCGGTGCCCTACCTGCTGAAGAAATACAAAGCTGATGTTTTCCTGTCGCCTGACGGGTTTTCATCGCTCAGCACTAATGTGCCTACCTGCCTGGTGATACACGACCTCGCATTTGAGCATTATCCGAAACACTTCAAACTGCGCGACAGGTTGTACTGGAGATATTACTCTCCACGTTTTGCACAAAAGGCAAAACGCATTGTCACCGTTTCCAATTATTCAAAACAGGATATTGCTCATCGCTACGATGTCAGCGAAAGCAAGATAGACGTCGTGTACAATGGAGCCCACATGGAATACCGCCCGCTGAGCTTAGATGAAAAAGAGGCAGTAAAGACTAAATATGCGGATGGTTGCGAGTACTTCGTATTTGCCGGCGCCTTACACCCACGTAAGAACATCGTTAACCTGCTGAAAGCTTTTATCGAATTCAAGAAAAAGCAGCGCAGCAATATGAAGCTGGTTATCGTCGGCCGCCTTGCCTGGAAATACGATGAGGTGATAGAAATGCGCGATACGATGCCATTCAAGGACGATGTGAAGTGGGTTGGCTACATGGAGGTGGAAGAGCTATCGCGCGTAATGGGTGCTGCCTATGCCCTGGTGTATGCATCGTTGTTCGAGGGCTTTGGTATTCCTATTCTCGAAGCGCTGCAATGCAACGTGCCGGGTATCGTTAGCAATACATCGTCTATGCCTGAGGTTGCGGGTAATGCGGCATTATTGGTAGATCCTACCGACTACAAAGACATTGCAGAGAAAATGCAAATGCTCTATAAAGACGAAACGCTGCGCTCTAAATTGATAGCAGCAGCTCCCGAACAAGTTAAAAAATTCAACTGGGACCGATCTGCCGAAAACCTGTGGAATGCTCTGATGAAATGCGTTTCCTAG
- a CDS encoding YihY/virulence factor BrkB family protein, with product MSARHPVGISFHTADTDVFHGMIKKYFKLLVEAGHECVDDNVVKLSASLAYYTVFAIGPLLLVVVSFAGLFFEQAEVTDKIYFQVKTLVGSEAATQILSIINNMRSGSAAKFSVIGIVVLIFGATGVFADIQESVNFIWSIKAKPKKSWLKFLKNRLLSFSLIIGIGFLMMVTLTINTLTVALTDRLLRMFDEVAVMVFRIVNSVILFMIITFLFAVIYKVLPDAKIRWKDALIGACFTGILFLIGKFVIGFYLGNSTISTTYGAAAAIIIILTWVYYTAMILYFGAEFTKVYALNLGGGIEPYETAVFIIKREAKELPHSSGNEN from the coding sequence ATGAGTGCGCGCCATCCTGTTGGCATAAGCTTTCATACTGCTGATACAGACGTCTTTCACGGTATGATCAAAAAATATTTCAAGTTACTTGTCGAGGCAGGACATGAATGTGTAGATGACAATGTGGTAAAGCTAAGCGCGTCATTGGCTTACTATACGGTATTTGCTATCGGTCCATTATTGCTGGTGGTCGTGTCTTTTGCCGGCTTATTCTTTGAGCAGGCCGAAGTGACCGATAAGATATATTTCCAGGTAAAAACCTTAGTGGGGAGTGAAGCCGCTACGCAAATACTCAGCATCATAAATAATATGCGCAGCGGGTCTGCTGCCAAGTTCAGTGTTATTGGTATCGTAGTGCTGATATTCGGCGCGACGGGCGTATTTGCCGATATACAAGAGTCAGTCAATTTTATATGGTCGATAAAGGCAAAGCCTAAAAAGAGCTGGCTGAAGTTTTTGAAGAACAGGCTGCTTTCTTTTTCGCTTATAATCGGGATAGGATTTCTGATGATGGTAACGCTTACCATCAATACGTTGACAGTTGCGCTAACAGACAGGTTATTGCGTATGTTTGATGAGGTTGCAGTAATGGTCTTTCGGATAGTGAACAGCGTGATACTTTTTATGATCATTACGTTTCTGTTCGCTGTTATTTACAAGGTATTGCCCGATGCGAAGATCAGGTGGAAAGATGCCCTTATTGGCGCCTGTTTTACAGGAATTCTCTTTTTGATAGGTAAGTTCGTAATAGGCTTTTACCTGGGCAATTCGACAATCAGTACAACTTACGGTGCGGCTGCCGCCATCATTATTATTCTAACATGGGTGTATTATACTGCCATGATCCTCTATTTCGGGGCTGAGTTCACCAAGGTCTACGCCCTGAACCTGGGCGGCGGTATTGAGCCATATGAGACGGCGGTGTTTATTATTAAACGAGAGGCAAAAGAACTGCCGCATTCTTCGGGTAATGAGAACTAG
- a CDS encoding DUF6496 domain-containing protein — MARKYSPKASKKVEDVMHEMKKGKLKSGRSGKKVTSRKQAVAIGLSEARKAGAKVPKKAAAKKKTAAKKTAKKKTATKRPLLRKTATKKTTARKKVAPKKAAAKKKSLRSTPAKKTASRKRTTAKRATVRRNAGAKKTVAPKKTAARKKAATKKVAAKKKSLKRTASKKTAVKKTTARKKAAPKKAAAKKKSLKKTASKKTVSRKRATAKRSTVRNAGPKKTAAKKTTRKKATAKRSTKKSK; from the coding sequence ATGGCTCGTAAGTATTCTCCCAAAGCCTCGAAAAAGGTGGAGGACGTGATGCATGAAATGAAAAAGGGCAAGCTGAAAAGCGGCCGCTCGGGCAAAAAAGTGACCAGCCGTAAACAGGCAGTAGCCATCGGCTTATCAGAAGCACGTAAAGCCGGCGCCAAAGTACCGAAGAAAGCTGCCGCCAAGAAGAAAACTGCTGCTAAAAAGACAGCAAAGAAAAAAACGGCAACTAAACGGCCATTGTTAAGGAAGACCGCTACAAAGAAAACCACTGCAAGAAAAAAAGTAGCGCCTAAAAAAGCAGCAGCTAAGAAAAAATCACTAAGATCAACTCCTGCTAAGAAGACAGCAAGCCGTAAACGAACTACAGCAAAAAGGGCAACAGTTCGCAGGAATGCAGGCGCTAAGAAAACTGTAGCTCCTAAAAAAACGGCGGCTCGAAAAAAAGCAGCAACTAAAAAGGTAGCTGCTAAGAAAAAGTCTCTGAAAAGAACGGCTTCTAAGAAAACAGCAGTTAAAAAGACGACGGCAAGAAAAAAAGCAGCTCCTAAAAAAGCAGCTGCGAAAAAGAAATCGCTGAAGAAAACTGCTTCTAAGAAAACAGTAAGTCGTAAACGGGCAACAGCAAAAAGGTCGACTGTTAGAAATGCAGGGCCTAAGAAAACTGCGGCCAAAAAGACGACGCGAAAAAAAGCAACAGCTAAAAGATCAACGAAGAAGTCTAAATAA
- a CDS encoding potassium channel beta subunit family protein yields MEYRRMGKTGLQLSVLSFGSWVTFAKQIDDGISDRLMGIAYDNGVNFFDNAEVYARGESEKMMGRVLKSKNWERSSYIVSSKAFFGWRGDKNKPNQTGLSRKHLIEACEEALQRLQLDYLDIFFCHRPDKNVPIEEVVWTMNTLIQQGKILYWGTSEWSGAEIMEAHMVAREYRLIGPAVEQPQYNLFERYKMEVDYSTIIKNIGMGTTIWSPLASGLLTGKYNDGVPADSRLALEGFDWLKDRTLSEERIQRVKQLGSFANELGTNLSALSIAWCVRNPNVTTAILGATKEEQLKQNLEALELLPKLTPEVMTKIDEIMATKPVSPQY; encoded by the coding sequence ATGGAATACAGGAGAATGGGTAAAACCGGCTTACAGCTCAGCGTGCTTTCTTTCGGATCGTGGGTAACATTTGCCAAACAGATAGATGACGGAATTTCTGACAGGCTTATGGGCATAGCTTACGACAATGGTGTCAACTTCTTTGACAATGCTGAAGTGTACGCTCGTGGCGAATCTGAGAAAATGATGGGGCGTGTGTTGAAATCGAAGAACTGGGAGCGCTCGTCGTATATAGTATCGAGCAAAGCTTTCTTCGGGTGGCGCGGAGATAAGAACAAACCTAATCAGACAGGCCTCAGCCGCAAGCATCTTATTGAGGCCTGCGAAGAAGCGCTTCAGCGACTGCAGCTCGACTATCTCGATATATTCTTCTGTCATCGCCCTGATAAGAATGTGCCTATAGAAGAAGTAGTATGGACCATGAATACACTGATACAACAAGGCAAGATATTGTACTGGGGTACCAGCGAATGGAGTGGAGCAGAGATCATGGAAGCGCATATGGTGGCTCGTGAGTATCGTCTTATAGGCCCTGCGGTAGAGCAACCACAGTACAACCTGTTTGAACGCTACAAGATGGAAGTAGACTACTCCACCATCATCAAAAATATTGGAATGGGCACTACTATCTGGAGTCCCCTGGCTTCAGGCCTGCTAACCGGGAAATACAATGATGGCGTTCCTGCAGACTCACGTCTTGCGCTCGAAGGCTTCGACTGGTTGAAAGACCGCACGCTGAGCGAAGAGCGCATACAACGCGTGAAGCAGCTGGGCTCATTTGCCAATGAGCTCGGTACCAATCTTTCAGCGTTATCCATTGCCTGGTGCGTCCGGAATCCTAATGTGACCACGGCAATTCTTGGTGCTACTAAAGAAGAACAGTTGAAGCAAAACCTCGAAGCGCTGGAGCTGCTACCAAAACTTACTCCCGAGGTAATGACCAAAATAGATGAGATCATGGCCACCAAACCGGTGAGCCCGCAATACTAA